In Taeniopygia guttata chromosome Z, bTaeGut7.mat, whole genome shotgun sequence, one genomic interval encodes:
- the CKS2 gene encoding cyclin-dependent kinases regulatory subunit 2 produces the protein MANKQIYYSNKYSDEQYEYRHVMLPRELSKQVPKSHLMSEEEWRRLGVQQSLGWVHYMIHEPEPHILLFRRPLPKDEQK, from the exons ATGGCCAACAAGCAGATCTACTACTCCAACAAGTACTCCGACGAGCAGTACGAGTATCG ACATGTGATGCTGCCACGAGAACTTTCAAAACAAGTGCCAAAATCTCATCTGATGTCTGAAGAAGAGTGGAGACGACTTGGTGTTCAGCAGAGTCTTGGCTGGGTTCACTACATGATCCATGAGCCAG aacCACATATTCTGCTCTTCAGAAGACCACTTCCAAAGGATGAGCAGAAATAA